A genomic segment from Flavobacterium sp. 9R encodes:
- a CDS encoding methyltransferase domain-containing protein yields the protein MKLIVPTKYRTTSAEIMDDFTLEGEELRDALDKIAAINQLLGGNKITLDGVNQLLKKQIFEREITIIDIGCGNGDMLRTLANYAQKLNLDFNLIGVDANAFTINHAKELSSAFPNISFRCEDIFDPSFNEMNCDIFLCTLTLHHFKDDEILKLLRLLYKNAKIGIVINDLQRSGLAYRLFQVLCFVFRLNTMSREDGLTSILRGFKKEELNHFSTQLNLKKWSIQWKWAFRYQWIISKI from the coding sequence ATGAAACTCATTGTTCCTACAAAATATAGAACCACATCGGCTGAAATTATGGACGACTTTACTTTAGAAGGTGAAGAACTTCGAGATGCTTTAGATAAAATAGCTGCAATTAACCAACTTTTAGGTGGCAATAAAATTACTTTAGATGGAGTTAATCAACTACTTAAAAAACAAATATTTGAAAGAGAAATAACAATTATAGATATCGGATGTGGGAATGGTGATATGCTGAGAACATTAGCAAATTATGCGCAAAAATTAAACTTAGATTTTAATTTGATTGGAGTTGATGCTAATGCTTTTACTATCAATCATGCAAAAGAATTATCTAGTGCATTTCCAAATATTTCATTTCGTTGTGAAGATATTTTTGATCCATCTTTTAATGAAATGAATTGTGATATTTTTTTATGTACCTTAACACTGCATCATTTTAAAGATGATGAGATTTTAAAGTTGCTTCGTTTGCTTTATAAGAATGCAAAAATAGGAATAGTAATTAATGATTTGCAACGAAGTGGTTTAGCTTATCGATTATTTCAAGTCTTGTGTTTTGTTTTTAGACTAAATACAATGTCTCGAGAAGATGGTTTAACTTCAATTTTAAGAGGTTTTAAAAAAGAAGAACTAAATCATTTTTCAACGCAACTGAATTTAAAAAAATGGTCCATTCAATGGAAATGGGCTTTTAGATACCAATGGATAATTTCAAAAATATGA
- a CDS encoding NAD(P)/FAD-dependent oxidoreductase, whose protein sequence is MVSTEVVIIGGGLAGLTAGIHLSQKGISVTIIEKNEYPKHKVCGEYVSNEVRGYLESLAIPIQSAEPTAINQLEFETLYGARILQKLPLGGFGISRFTLDFIMYKKAIENGCTIINQTVENCRFDENHFIIETIEKSIYKAQIVLGAYGKRAQLDYSLKRTFIIKKSPWLGVKNHYKGQFSDNLVGLYHFKGGYCGVSKVENDTINICYLTNYSSFQKYKNIASFEKEVLFKNKRLKQILENSVQIFEKPLTISQISFEKKEPVSEHMLMIGDTAGLIHPLCGNGMAMAIHSAKIASELCVLYLNEKKISRNELEKRYSKAWNLNFKKRLAMGRVLSTILVQQTLTLLVLQIVVLFPFVLKQIIKRTHGNPL, encoded by the coding sequence ATGGTATCTACAGAAGTTGTTATTATTGGAGGTGGATTAGCAGGTTTAACTGCTGGAATTCATTTATCTCAAAAGGGAATTTCAGTAACTATTATCGAAAAAAACGAATATCCAAAACACAAAGTTTGTGGAGAATATGTTTCTAATGAAGTAAGAGGATATCTTGAATCCCTTGCTATTCCAATACAAAGTGCAGAACCCACAGCAATTAATCAATTAGAATTTGAAACCCTTTATGGTGCAAGAATACTTCAAAAGCTTCCTTTAGGGGGTTTTGGCATCAGTAGGTTTACCTTGGATTTTATTATGTACAAAAAAGCCATTGAAAATGGTTGTACTATAATAAATCAAACTGTAGAAAATTGCCGATTTGATGAGAATCATTTCATTATTGAAACAATTGAAAAATCAATTTATAAAGCACAAATTGTATTAGGGGCTTATGGCAAAAGAGCCCAATTGGATTATTCATTAAAAAGAACATTTATCATAAAAAAATCACCTTGGTTAGGGGTGAAAAATCATTATAAAGGTCAGTTTTCTGATAATCTTGTTGGTTTATATCATTTCAAAGGAGGCTATTGCGGAGTGTCGAAAGTTGAAAATGACACTATAAACATTTGTTACTTAACTAATTATTCTTCCTTTCAAAAATACAAAAACATTGCATCTTTTGAAAAAGAAGTCCTTTTTAAAAATAAAAGATTGAAACAAATTCTGGAGAATAGCGTTCAAATATTTGAAAAGCCTTTGACTATTAGCCAAATTTCATTTGAGAAAAAAGAACCTGTTTCAGAGCATATGCTGATGATAGGTGATACGGCTGGACTAATTCATCCTTTGTGTGGTAACGGAATGGCAATGGCAATTCACAGCGCGAAAATTGCTTCTGAATTGTGTGTATTATATTTAAATGAGAAAAAAATAAGCAGAAACGAATTAGAAAAACGCTATTCTAAGGCTTGGAATCTAAACTTTAAAAAAAGATTGGCAATGGGAAGAGTATTGAGTACAATCCTTGTGCAACAAACACTAACATTACTTGTTTTACAAATTGTTGTTTTGTTTCCATTTGTTTTAAAACAAATAATAAAACGGACTCACGGTAATCCTTTATAA
- the acs gene encoding acetate--CoA ligase gives MSYFKIENLEQYFKHYNKSVREPRKFWGKIAEENFTWYQYWDKVVDFNMATAEVKWFTEAKVNITKNCIDRHLAKRGEKNAIIFEPNNPEEAAQHITYNELHQRVCKMANVLREQGISKGDRVCIYLPMIPELAVSILACARIGAIHSVIFAGFSSSAVASRINDSECKMVITSDGGYRGNKTIDLKGIIDEALETCPTVQSVLVAKRTETTITMKAGRDQWLQPLLDQASDNNVAEIMDAEDPLFILYTSGSTGKPKGMVHTTAGYMVYTSYTFKNVFNHEENDIFWCTADIGWITGHSYTLYGPLLNGGTTVIFEGIPSYPDFSRFWETIEKHKITQFYTAPTAIRSLAKESLEFVQRFPLKSLKVIGSVGEPINEEAWHWFNDHVGDKRCPIVDTWWQTETGGIMIAPISFVTPTKPTYATLPLPGIQPVLMDDKRNEIEGNQVVGSLCIKFPWPGIARTIWGDHQRYIDTYFSSFPGKYFTGDGALRDEVGYYRITGRVDDVVIVSGHNLGTAPIEDAINEHPAVAESAIVGFPHDIKGNALYGYVILKESGESRDRDNLVKEINQIITDHIGPIAKLDKIQFVTGLPKTRSGKIMRRILRKIAEGDFSNFGDTTTLLNPEIVDEIKNNRL, from the coding sequence ATGAGTTATTTTAAAATCGAAAATTTAGAACAATATTTTAAACATTATAATAAATCGGTTAGAGAGCCTAGAAAATTTTGGGGAAAAATTGCCGAAGAAAATTTTACTTGGTATCAATATTGGGATAAAGTAGTTGATTTTAATATGGCTACTGCTGAAGTAAAATGGTTTACAGAAGCCAAAGTGAATATCACCAAAAACTGCATTGATCGTCACTTAGCCAAGCGAGGCGAAAAGAATGCCATAATTTTTGAACCGAATAATCCAGAAGAAGCTGCACAACATATTACCTATAACGAATTGCATCAACGAGTTTGTAAAATGGCTAATGTTTTGAGAGAACAAGGGATTTCAAAAGGAGATCGTGTTTGTATTTATTTACCTATGATTCCAGAATTGGCTGTTTCGATTTTAGCTTGTGCTAGAATTGGAGCTATTCACTCTGTAATTTTTGCAGGATTTTCTTCTTCTGCTGTAGCATCAAGAATCAATGATAGCGAATGTAAAATGGTCATCACTTCTGACGGTGGATATAGAGGGAATAAAACCATCGATTTGAAAGGAATTATTGACGAAGCATTAGAGACTTGTCCTACAGTACAATCTGTATTGGTTGCCAAGAGAACGGAGACAACAATTACTATGAAAGCTGGCAGGGATCAATGGTTACAGCCTCTTTTGGATCAAGCGTCAGATAACAATGTTGCAGAAATAATGGATGCCGAAGATCCATTGTTTATTCTTTATACATCTGGTTCTACTGGTAAACCAAAAGGAATGGTGCATACTACTGCAGGTTATATGGTGTACACTTCTTATACTTTCAAAAACGTTTTTAATCACGAAGAAAATGATATTTTTTGGTGTACAGCAGATATAGGTTGGATTACAGGGCATTCTTATACACTTTACGGTCCATTGTTAAATGGTGGAACAACCGTTATTTTTGAAGGAATTCCTTCTTATCCAGATTTTAGTCGTTTTTGGGAAACTATTGAAAAACATAAAATTACTCAATTCTACACTGCACCAACAGCAATTCGATCTCTAGCAAAAGAAAGTTTAGAATTTGTTCAGCGTTTTCCTTTAAAGTCTTTAAAAGTTATTGGTTCTGTTGGTGAACCAATTAATGAAGAAGCTTGGCACTGGTTCAATGATCACGTTGGAGATAAAAGATGTCCAATTGTGGATACATGGTGGCAAACTGAAACCGGTGGTATCATGATTGCGCCTATTTCTTTTGTAACACCAACGAAGCCAACCTATGCTACATTGCCTTTACCTGGTATTCAACCTGTATTAATGGATGATAAGCGTAATGAAATAGAAGGGAATCAAGTAGTAGGAAGTTTGTGTATTAAATTCCCTTGGCCTGGTATAGCAAGAACAATATGGGGAGACCATCAACGCTATATTGATACTTACTTTTCATCGTTCCCAGGTAAATATTTTACAGGAGATGGTGCATTACGTGACGAAGTTGGGTATTATAGAATCACAGGTCGTGTAGATGATGTGGTGATTGTTTCGGGTCATAATTTGGGTACTGCTCCAATTGAAGACGCTATCAATGAGCATCCAGCTGTGGCTGAATCTGCAATTGTTGGTTTTCCACACGATATTAAAGGAAATGCCTTATACGGTTACGTTATCTTGAAAGAATCTGGTGAATCTAGAGATAGAGATAATTTAGTCAAAGAAATTAATCAAATCATTACCGATCATATTGGACCAATTGCAAAATTGGATAAAATACAGTTTGTAACTGGTTTACCAAAAACACGTTCAGGAAAAATTATGCGTCGTATATTACGTAAGATTGCTGAAGGTGATTTCTCTAATTTTGGAGATACCACAACTTTGCTTAATCCTGAAATTGTGGACGAAATTAAAAACAATAGATTGTAA
- the ilvC gene encoding ketol-acid reductoisomerase, with translation MANYFNSLPLRLQLEQLGVCEFMDQSEFANGITALAGKKVVIVGCGAQGLNQGLNMRDSGLDISYALRAEAIAQKRASYMNAADNGFKVGTYEELIPSADLVCNLTPDKQHTAVVSAIMPLMKEGATLAYSHGFNIVEEGMQIRKDITVIMCAPKCPGSEVREEYKRGFGVPTLIAVHPENDPNGVGLEQAKAYAVATGGHRAGVLKSSFVAEVKSDLMGEQTILCGMLQTGSILCFDKMVEKGIEPGYASKLIQYGWETITEALKHGGITNMMDRLNNPSKIEAYELADELKDIMRPLFQKHMDDIISGEFSRNMMIDWENDDINLLSWRAATAETNFEKTQPTAATISEQEYFDNGVLMIAMVKAGVELAFETMTESGIIEESAYYESLHELPLIANTVARKKLYEMNRIISDTAEYGCYLFDHACKPLLVDFMQAIDTNVIGKPFSTSNEVDNAVLIAVNNSIRQHPIEEVGAWLRESMTAMKKIG, from the coding sequence ATGGCAAATTATTTCAATTCATTACCACTTAGATTACAACTAGAACAATTAGGCGTTTGCGAATTCATGGATCAATCAGAATTTGCAAATGGAATAACAGCTTTGGCAGGAAAAAAAGTAGTCATTGTAGGTTGTGGAGCTCAAGGTTTAAACCAAGGTTTAAATATGAGAGATTCTGGTTTAGATATTTCTTATGCTTTACGTGCAGAGGCAATTGCTCAAAAAAGAGCTTCTTATATGAATGCTGCAGATAATGGTTTTAAAGTTGGAACCTATGAAGAATTGATTCCAAGTGCAGATTTAGTTTGTAATTTAACTCCAGATAAACAACATACTGCTGTAGTAAGTGCTATTATGCCATTGATGAAAGAAGGAGCTACTTTAGCTTACTCTCACGGTTTTAACATCGTTGAAGAAGGAATGCAAATTCGTAAAGATATTACAGTAATTATGTGTGCTCCAAAATGCCCAGGATCAGAGGTTCGTGAAGAGTACAAAAGAGGTTTTGGAGTTCCTACCTTAATTGCTGTTCACCCAGAAAACGATCCAAATGGAGTAGGATTAGAGCAAGCAAAAGCGTATGCAGTGGCTACAGGTGGTCACAGAGCAGGTGTTTTGAAATCTTCTTTCGTTGCCGAAGTAAAATCAGATTTGATGGGAGAGCAAACCATTTTGTGTGGTATGCTACAAACGGGCTCAATTTTGTGTTTTGACAAAATGGTAGAAAAAGGAATCGAGCCAGGTTATGCCTCAAAATTGATTCAATACGGTTGGGAAACAATTACTGAAGCTTTAAAACATGGTGGAATCACTAACATGATGGATCGTTTGAACAATCCTTCTAAAATTGAAGCCTATGAATTAGCTGATGAACTAAAAGACATTATGCGTCCTTTGTTTCAAAAACATATGGATGATATTATTTCTGGTGAATTTTCAAGAAATATGATGATTGATTGGGAAAATGACGATATCAACTTATTATCATGGAGAGCTGCTACAGCTGAAACCAATTTTGAAAAAACACAACCAACTGCTGCAACGATCTCAGAACAAGAATATTTTGACAATGGCGTTTTAATGATTGCAATGGTTAAAGCTGGTGTAGAATTGGCTTTCGAAACAATGACAGAGTCTGGAATCATTGAAGAATCAGCTTATTATGAGTCATTACACGAATTGCCTTTGATCGCTAATACTGTAGCTAGAAAAAAATTATATGAAATGAACCGAATCATTTCGGATACAGCTGAATATGGTTGTTATTTGTTTGATCATGCGTGCAAACCTTTGTTGGTAGATTTTATGCAAGCTATTGATACAAATGTAATTGGTAAACCATTTTCAACTTCAAATGAAGTTGACAATGCAGTATTAATTGCTGTTAATAATAGCATCCGTCAACACCCAATTGAAGAAGTGGGAGCTTGGTTGCGTGAATCAATGACTGCAATGAAAAAAATAGGTTAA
- the ilvN gene encoding acetolactate synthase small subunit encodes MENKTFTISVYSENNVGLLNRISGIFLKRHINILSLNVSESEIENVSRFVIVVNTTEKWVQNIVGQIEKQIEVIKAFYHIDEETIFLESAIFKIESSLLFDERQIQNIIKESNSQIVTVSRDFFVISKSGKRSEIEELYAKLKPFGIMQFVRSGRISVSKTKMEISAILENL; translated from the coding sequence ATGGAAAATAAAACATTCACGATTTCTGTATATTCAGAAAACAACGTAGGCTTATTGAATAGAATTTCAGGCATATTTCTGAAACGACATATAAATATTTTGAGTTTGAACGTATCCGAATCAGAGATAGAAAACGTTTCTCGATTTGTAATTGTAGTAAATACAACCGAAAAATGGGTACAAAACATCGTAGGTCAAATCGAAAAACAGATTGAAGTAATTAAGGCTTTTTACCACATCGATGAAGAGACCATCTTCTTGGAAAGCGCTATTTTCAAAATCGAATCCAGTTTACTTTTTGATGAGCGACAAATTCAAAATATAATCAAAGAAAGTAATTCACAAATTGTAACCGTTTCGAGAGACTTTTTTGTGATTTCAAAATCAGGCAAACGATCAGAAATAGAAGAGTTGTATGCTAAACTAAAACCATTTGGAATCATGCAATTTGTGCGTTCAGGTCGTATTTCAGTTTCAAAAACGAAAATGGAAATTTCAGCAATATTAGAGAATTTATAA
- the ilvB gene encoding biosynthetic-type acetolactate synthase large subunit, protein MVTNKISGAEAIIRCLLEEGVDIVYGYPGGAIMPVYDELYKFQDQLHHVLVRHEQGATHAAQGYARATGKVGVAIATSGPGATNLVTGIADAQIDSTPMVCITGQVGKHLLGSDAFQETDIIGISTPVTKWNYQVTEASEIPEIIAKAFYIARSGRPGPVLVDITKNAQFDELDFSYTKCKGVRSYFPKPVLDHQKVAEAAALINGAKKPYIVFGQGVILGQAEELLKAVIEKTGIPAAWTILGLSALPSDHPLNVGMLGMHGNYGPNILTNECDVLIAIGMRFDDRVTGNLATYAKQAKVIHFEIDPAEVDKNVKTDVAVLGDVKESLAALLPLVEAKSHEAWHNEFKEKYKIELESVINDELNPKGEGISMGETIEMINKHSNGDAIMVSDVGQHQMFTCRYSKFNQSKSNITSGGLGTMGFALPAAIGAKMGQPDREVVAIIGDGGFQMTIQELGTIFQTRVPVKIVVLNNEFLGMVRQWQQLFFDKRYASTEMINPNFIAIAEGYYIKAKKVTKREDLDAAVAEMLASKEAYFLEVMVEKENNVFPMIPTGASVSDIRLS, encoded by the coding sequence ATGGTAACAAATAAAATTTCAGGTGCTGAAGCAATCATCAGATGCCTATTAGAAGAAGGTGTAGACATCGTTTATGGATATCCAGGTGGAGCCATAATGCCTGTATACGATGAATTATATAAATTTCAAGATCAGTTGCATCATGTTCTAGTACGACACGAACAAGGAGCAACGCATGCTGCACAAGGATATGCTAGAGCTACAGGAAAAGTTGGAGTAGCCATCGCTACTTCAGGACCTGGAGCAACTAATTTAGTCACTGGAATTGCCGATGCTCAAATCGACTCTACTCCAATGGTTTGTATTACAGGTCAGGTTGGGAAACATTTATTGGGTTCTGATGCTTTCCAAGAAACAGATATTATTGGAATCTCAACTCCTGTAACCAAATGGAATTATCAAGTTACAGAAGCTTCGGAAATTCCAGAAATCATCGCTAAAGCTTTTTACATTGCTCGTTCAGGACGTCCAGGACCAGTTTTGGTAGATATTACCAAAAACGCTCAGTTTGATGAACTTGATTTTAGTTATACTAAATGCAAAGGAGTTCGCAGTTACTTTCCAAAGCCTGTTTTAGATCACCAAAAAGTTGCGGAAGCAGCTGCATTAATTAATGGTGCTAAAAAACCTTATATCGTTTTTGGTCAGGGTGTGATTTTGGGGCAAGCCGAGGAATTATTAAAAGCCGTAATTGAAAAAACAGGAATACCAGCAGCTTGGACGATTTTAGGTCTTTCTGCTTTACCATCAGATCATCCACTAAACGTTGGTATGCTTGGAATGCACGGTAATTATGGACCAAATATATTGACCAATGAATGCGATGTATTGATTGCCATTGGTATGCGTTTCGATGATCGTGTAACAGGTAATTTAGCCACGTACGCGAAACAAGCCAAAGTAATCCACTTTGAAATAGACCCTGCAGAAGTAGATAAAAATGTAAAAACGGATGTGGCTGTTTTGGGTGATGTAAAAGAATCATTGGCAGCTCTTTTACCTTTGGTAGAAGCTAAATCACACGAAGCTTGGCATAACGAATTCAAAGAAAAATATAAGATTGAACTGGAAAGTGTTATCAATGACGAATTAAATCCAAAGGGCGAAGGAATCTCAATGGGTGAAACCATCGAAATGATAAACAAACATTCCAATGGTGATGCTATTATGGTTTCAGATGTGGGGCAACACCAAATGTTTACCTGCCGCTATTCTAAATTCAATCAATCAAAAAGTAACATTACTTCTGGAGGATTGGGAACTATGGGATTTGCTTTGCCAGCAGCTATCGGTGCCAAAATGGGACAACCAGATCGTGAAGTAGTAGCAATCATAGGTGATGGTGGATTTCAAATGACAATTCAGGAATTAGGAACTATTTTTCAAACTAGAGTTCCAGTAAAAATTGTGGTATTGAATAACGAATTTTTAGGAATGGTAAGACAATGGCAACAGTTGTTTTTTGACAAACGCTATGCGTCTACCGAAATGATTAATCCCAACTTTATTGCGATTGCCGAAGGCTATTATATTAAAGCGAAAAAAGTAACCAAAAGAGAGGATTTAGATGCTGCTGTTGCTGAAATGTTAGCTTCAAAAGAAGCCTATTTCTTAGAAGTAATGGTAGAAAAAGAAAACAATGTATTTCCAATGATTCCTACAGGAGCCTCAGTTTCTGATATCAGATTAAGTTAA
- the ilvD gene encoding dihydroxy-acid dehydratase — translation MELNKYSKTITQDETQPAAQAMLYGIGLTEEDLKKAQVGIVSMGYEGNTCNMHLNDLAKHVKKGVWNADLVGLIFNTIGVSDGISNGTEGMRYSLVSRDVIADSIETVMGAQWYDSMIAIPGCDKNMPGALIAMGRVNRPAIMVYGGSIHSGEWKGEKLNIVSAFEALGKKLQKTISEEDFKGVIQNSCPGPGACGGMYTANTMASAIEALGMSLPYSSSNPALSEQKRNECLDAGKYIRLLLEKDIKPRDIMTRKAFENAITIVAVLGGSTNAVMHLIAMAHSVDIEITLKDFQNISDKTPMLGDLKPSGKYMMENLHYAGGVPAVLKYLLKNGLIHGDCMTVTGKTVAENLANIPDLNDGQDVIHEIQKALKPTGNIQILYGNLAEEGCVAKISGKEGEYFEGTAVVFESEFEVIPGIEAGKVKPGNVVVIRYCGPKGGPGMPEMLKPTSAIMGAGLGNSVALITDGRFSGGSHGFVVGHITPEAYDGGGIALIEEGDVISIDAVKNTINLKISDEEFAKRKANWVQPPLKVTKGVLLKYARSVSSASTGCVTDK, via the coding sequence ATGGAATTAAATAAATACAGTAAAACAATTACACAAGACGAAACACAACCAGCAGCACAAGCAATGTTGTACGGAATTGGATTAACTGAAGAAGATTTAAAAAAAGCACAAGTAGGAATTGTAAGCATGGGATACGAGGGAAATACTTGTAACATGCACTTAAATGATTTAGCAAAACACGTTAAAAAAGGGGTTTGGAATGCCGATTTAGTTGGCCTAATTTTTAATACGATTGGGGTTAGTGACGGAATCTCTAACGGTACTGAAGGAATGCGTTATTCATTGGTTTCAAGAGATGTAATTGCAGACTCTATTGAAACTGTTATGGGAGCGCAATGGTATGATTCTATGATTGCCATACCAGGATGTGATAAAAACATGCCAGGAGCTTTAATTGCTATGGGAAGAGTAAATAGACCAGCCATTATGGTTTATGGAGGATCAATTCATTCAGGTGAATGGAAAGGTGAGAAGCTTAATATTGTTTCTGCCTTTGAAGCTTTGGGTAAAAAATTACAAAAAACAATTTCTGAAGAAGATTTTAAAGGAGTAATTCAAAATTCTTGTCCTGGACCAGGTGCTTGCGGTGGAATGTATACTGCCAATACTATGGCTTCGGCTATTGAAGCCTTAGGAATGAGTTTACCATACAGTTCATCGAATCCAGCTTTGAGTGAACAAAAAAGAAATGAATGTTTAGATGCTGGTAAATACATCCGATTGTTGCTTGAAAAAGATATCAAGCCAAGGGATATTATGACTAGAAAAGCGTTTGAAAATGCGATTACGATTGTAGCTGTTCTTGGAGGATCTACAAATGCGGTAATGCATTTAATTGCTATGGCACATTCTGTTGATATTGAAATCACCTTAAAAGATTTTCAAAATATTAGTGATAAAACACCTATGCTAGGCGATTTAAAACCAAGTGGTAAATACATGATGGAGAATCTTCATTATGCAGGAGGAGTTCCAGCAGTTTTAAAGTATTTATTGAAAAACGGTTTGATTCACGGGGATTGTATGACAGTAACTGGTAAAACAGTAGCTGAAAATTTGGCCAATATTCCAGACTTAAATGATGGTCAAGATGTAATACACGAAATACAAAAAGCATTAAAACCTACAGGAAATATTCAAATTTTATATGGAAATCTTGCAGAAGAAGGATGTGTAGCCAAAATAAGTGGTAAAGAAGGTGAATATTTTGAAGGAACAGCCGTAGTTTTTGAAAGTGAATTTGAAGTGATTCCCGGAATAGAAGCTGGAAAAGTAAAACCAGGTAATGTAGTAGTCATTAGATATTGTGGTCCTAAAGGTGGTCCAGGTATGCCTGAAATGTTGAAACCAACTTCTGCCATTATGGGAGCAGGCTTAGGAAATTCGGTAGCTTTAATTACTGATGGAAGATTCTCAGGAGGTTCTCATGGTTTCGTTGTAGGTCATATCACTCCAGAGGCTTATGATGGTGGTGGAATTGCTCTAATCGAAGAAGGAGACGTAATTAGTATTGACGCCGTCAAGAATACGATCAACCTTAAAATTTCTGATGAAGAGTTTGCAAAACGAAAAGCCAATTGGGTACAACCACCACTAAAAGTTACAAAAGGGGTGTTACTTAAATACGCTAGATCGGTCTCTAGTGCTTCAACAGGATGCGTAACCGATAAATAA
- the leuB gene encoding 3-isopropylmalate dehydrogenase encodes MNLKIAVLSGDGIGPEVTMQAKKALNAIGVVYNHEFVFEDAYIGAIAIEKTGKPLPDQTLNLCRNTDCILFGAIGDPIYDNNPTAKVRPEQGLLKLRKELGLYANIRPIKAYPHLMSSSPIKKEVLDGTDFVVYRELNGGLYFGKKTTNETETYASDLCEYNESEIAKITHLAFKAAQARRKKVTLVDKANVLETSRLWRRVVTEIASEYPEVELNFLYVDNAAMQIILNPRQFDVLLTDNLFGDILSDEASVISGSIGLMASASIGDYHSLFEPIHGCYTEAKDKNIANPIASILSVAMLLEHFGLFEEAKKVIAAVEAAISNQVVTVDLKVDSRFGTNEVGDFIANHIMDAEDLYFKKDFVQIGRSTIV; translated from the coding sequence ATGAATTTAAAAATAGCAGTACTTTCAGGAGACGGAATAGGTCCAGAGGTAACAATGCAAGCTAAAAAAGCTTTGAACGCTATTGGTGTGGTTTACAATCACGAATTTGTTTTTGAAGACGCTTATATTGGTGCAATAGCCATCGAAAAAACAGGAAAACCACTTCCAGATCAAACTTTGAATTTGTGTAGAAACACAGATTGTATTCTGTTTGGTGCAATCGGAGATCCTATTTATGATAATAACCCTACTGCAAAAGTTCGTCCAGAACAAGGATTATTGAAATTAAGAAAAGAATTAGGCTTGTATGCCAATATTCGTCCAATAAAAGCTTATCCTCATTTAATGAGTTCTTCTCCTATAAAGAAAGAAGTTTTAGATGGAACTGATTTTGTAGTGTACAGAGAATTGAATGGTGGTTTATATTTTGGTAAAAAAACAACCAACGAAACCGAAACGTATGCTTCGGATTTGTGTGAATATAATGAATCTGAAATTGCAAAAATCACACATTTGGCTTTCAAAGCTGCTCAAGCTAGACGCAAGAAAGTAACATTAGTAGACAAAGCCAATGTATTAGAAACTTCACGTCTTTGGAGAAGAGTAGTTACAGAAATTGCTTCGGAGTATCCTGAAGTTGAATTGAATTTCTTGTATGTAGACAATGCAGCAATGCAAATCATTTTAAATCCAAGACAGTTTGATGTTTTATTAACTGATAACTTGTTTGGTGATATTCTTTCAGATGAAGCAAGCGTTATCTCGGGTTCAATCGGGTTAATGGCATCTGCTTCAATTGGAGATTATCATTCATTGTTTGAACCTATTCACGGTTGTTATACCGAGGCTAAAGATAAAAATATTGCTAATCCAATCGCTTCGATTTTGTCTGTAGCAATGTTATTGGAACATTTTGGATTGTTTGAAGAAGCTAAAAAAGTAATCGCTGCGGTAGAAGCTGCCATAAGCAATCAAGTCGTCACGGTAGATTTAAAGGTAGATTCACGATTTGGAACAAATGAAGTTGGTGATTTTATCGCTAATCACATTATGGATGCAGAAGATTTGTACTTCAAAAAAGATTTTGTGCAAATTGGTCGATCAACTATAGTGTAG